The Microcystis aeruginosa NIES-843 sequence GGTCAACTGTTGACGGAAGAGCAGCTCAAAGCGATCGCTGATTTACCGTCGAAAGAACAGTTAATCGCTCAGGTCGCCGGAGCAATCAACGCCATTGCTACCAAACTGGCCCGCAGCATCAACGAAGTTCCCGCATCTTTGGCCCGCGCCGTCGATGCCGTGGCCCGTCAAGAAGAAAAAGAAGCGGCTTAATACCGCGCCAATCAATCACTTAAAACAATTAGGAGTCTAACCCATGTCTGCTGTAGCTGAAATCTTAGAAAAACTCAAAACCCTGACCCTCTTAGAGGCTGCGGAATTAGTCAAAGGTATCGAAGAAACCTTCGGAGTTAGTGCCGCCGCTCCAACTGGTGGCATAATTATGGCGGCCCCTGGGGCCGCTCCCGCGGCGGCTGCTGAAGCTGTGGAAGAACAAACCGAATTTAACGTCGTTCTCGAAGAAGTTCCCGCCGACAAGAAAATTGCTATCCTTAAGGTAGTGCGCGAATTGACCGGTTTAGGACTCAAAGAAGCGAAAGACCTAGTAGAAGCCGCTCCCAAAGCGGTTAAAGAAGGCACTAACAAAGATGATGCCGCCGCCATCAAGAAAAAACTGGAAGATGCCGGGGCAAAAGTTAGCGTTAAATAGATTGCCACTGATTCTGGGGATGTAGATTATATCCCCAGACAAGCTGAAAAGCTCATTTCCTGATACTATAGGATTGTTATAGCAGTCTTGTAGGATGTCCAACCATGGAAAGCGTCGCTTACATTTTAGTTTTAACTATGGCTTTGTCGGTAATTTTCTTCGCCATCGCCTTCCGGGAACCTCCCCGGATTCAAAAGTAAATTTCTTAACTCCGTTTAGGTTAATAATTTTCTTCCCTGAGCCGCCCGCTTGTCAAAAGCAGGTTAGCGGCTCTGGTTTTCGTATTTAAAGGCTTAAATTAAAGGTTCCCCTCACCGAGCGCCTCCTATGCAGTGTCCTCATTGTCAGCATACCGATAGTCGCGTTTTAGAGTCCCGTTCCTCCGAAAACGGTCAGAGCATTCGTCGTCGTCGTGAATGCTTACAGTGTAAATATCGCTTCACCACCTACGAGCGCATCGAATTCGTGCCGATCACGGTGATTAAAAAAGATGGTAAACGGGAATCTTTTGATCGCTGCAAACTGCTGCGCGGTATCGTCCGCGCCTGCGAAAAAACCGGCATTCCCCCCTCAAGATTAGAGGCGATCGTCAATGATATCGAATCCCGTCTGCAGCAAGACTCAAAACGGGAGGTAACCAGTCAGGAGATCGGTCAATTAGTCCTAGAATATCTCCGACAAGAATCGGAAGTGGCCTATGTGCGCTTTGCTTCGGTTTACGGCAATTTTCAGGGAATTAGAGACTTTATCGCCGCTTTAGCGCTGCTGCAATCCTCCGAAATCGAACGCGCTCATCCTTCTTGGTCTCAAGTGGAAGAAGCCAGCGTGATCACCTCGTCTTAAATAGGCTTTGCGGCAAAAAGTTTTTCCTGGGGGCAGGGTGTGGGGTGTAGGGTGTAGGGTGTAGGGTTTTACCCATTTTCAGGGGGTCAATTACCTAATTTTCAGGGAAAAAGTCCTGAAATTTTCCCCCCGATCACTCCAATAGGCGGTACTTTTGGATTTCAAAAAGGTCTAAAAGTCTTATCGAACAATGTTTTTAGATTTATTCAGCAAACCCTAAATAGTTCCCGATTCAGTTA is a genomic window containing:
- the rplL gene encoding 50S ribosomal protein L7/L12: MSAVAEILEKLKTLTLLEAAELVKGIEETFGVSAAAPTGGIIMAAPGAAPAAAAEAVEEQTEFNVVLEEVPADKKIAILKVVRELTGLGLKEAKDLVEAAPKAVKEGTNKDDAAAIKKKLEDAGAKVSVK
- a CDS encoding photosystem II reaction center protein T, which produces MESVAYILVLTMALSVIFFAIAFREPPRIQK
- the nrdR gene encoding transcriptional regulator NrdR, producing MQCPHCQHTDSRVLESRSSENGQSIRRRRECLQCKYRFTTYERIEFVPITVIKKDGKRESFDRCKLLRGIVRACEKTGIPPSRLEAIVNDIESRLQQDSKREVTSQEIGQLVLEYLRQESEVAYVRFASVYGNFQGIRDFIAALALLQSSEIERAHPSWSQVEEASVITSS